In a genomic window of Desulfobacterales bacterium:
- a CDS encoding NAD(P)-dependent oxidoreductase — MKKVKNIGFVGLGLMGKGMLRNLVSGGYPVMGYDIDPAQIAAGVEMGAEGCNDPAELVEKAEVILLSLPNSHVVNEVAKSVLKLFDKANRGLVLIDTTTADPLMSAELAARLREKGIEMLDATISGTSKMCAQKDITFMVGGSRDVYKECEPIFTAMGDRSYYLGKNGSGAMMKLIVNLVLGLNRMVLAEGLSLGKKAGMDAKVLLEVLKNSAAYSRAMDMKGAKMIEQDFLPPEGKLAFHLKDVRLILDLASRLNFPLPLSSLHAQALTSQVARDRGEWDNSAIIAFYNDLANI, encoded by the coding sequence ATGCTTCGGAATCTTGTTTCAGGCGGATATCCGGTGATGGGATATGACATTGATCCTGCCCAGATAGCCGCCGGTGTTGAAATGGGCGCAGAAGGGTGCAATGATCCAGCCGAACTGGTGGAAAAGGCCGAGGTGATCCTGCTGTCACTGCCCAATTCTCACGTGGTGAACGAAGTCGCCAAAAGCGTCCTGAAGCTGTTTGACAAAGCGAACCGGGGACTGGTCCTGATCGACACGACCACGGCGGACCCGCTCATGTCCGCCGAGCTGGCGGCCAGGCTCAGGGAAAAGGGAATTGAAATGCTGGACGCCACCATCAGCGGGACCAGTAAGATGTGCGCCCAAAAGGATATCACCTTTATGGTCGGCGGCAGCCGGGATGTTTATAAAGAGTGCGAGCCGATATTCACCGCCATGGGAGACAGGAGCTATTACCTCGGCAAAAACGGGTCCGGCGCAATGATGAAGCTGATTGTCAATCTGGTCCTGGGGCTGAATCGGATGGTTCTGGCCGAGGGGCTGTCACTGGGGAAAAAGGCCGGCATGGATGCGAAAGTTCTGCTGGAGGTACTTAAAAATTCAGCGGCCTATTCACGGGCGATGGATATGAAAGGCGCCAAAATGATCGAACAGGATTTTTTGCCGCCCGAGGGGAAGCTGGCCTTTCATCTCAAGGATGTGCGTCTGATCCTGGATCTGGCAAGCCGTTTGAACTTTCCGCTGCCCCTAAGCAGCCTGCACGCCCAGGCGCTGACATCCCAGGTGGCGCGGGACAGGGGCGAATGGGACAATTCAGCTATTATCGCATTTTACAATGATCTGGCGAATATCTGA
- a CDS encoding sulfite exporter TauE/SafE family protein translates to MEPFNLIILFLACFAASLYGTLIGGSSLIIIPLLILMGLPPHTALVTDRVGVIGLIMAGWYKFHQKGLVNYRIGIAMALPALTGSFLGAKIVLQIDAAVLKLVIAGLTVLMVVFMILKPGIGIEKTRETVKTSDYLIGALMTFFVGIYAGFYGAMAGTFLFYIVLLWFKRTFLESAGTFKIAGLFMNIMAAVVFALNGAIDYSIGAVLFAGSFIGSFIGAHYSDRLGNVWIRRFFILIIVIMIIKLII, encoded by the coding sequence ATGGAACCATTTAATCTTATCATTCTTTTTCTGGCCTGCTTCGCAGCCAGTCTTTACGGCACCCTGATCGGCGGGTCCAGCCTGATTATCATCCCCCTGCTGATCCTCATGGGCCTGCCGCCGCACACAGCCCTGGTAACGGACCGGGTGGGCGTCATCGGACTGATCATGGCCGGATGGTACAAGTTTCATCAGAAAGGGCTGGTCAATTACCGGATTGGTATTGCAATGGCCCTCCCGGCCCTGACGGGTTCTTTTCTGGGTGCAAAAATCGTTCTGCAAATCGATGCGGCCGTCTTAAAGCTCGTCATTGCCGGGCTGACGGTCCTGATGGTGGTCTTTATGATCCTGAAGCCCGGCATCGGCATCGAAAAAACGCGGGAAACCGTCAAAACGAGCGACTATCTCATCGGCGCCCTGATGACCTTTTTCGTGGGAATATACGCCGGGTTTTACGGCGCGATGGCAGGCACGTTTCTCTTTTACATTGTTTTGCTGTGGTTCAAGCGGACATTTCTGGAAAGCGCCGGAACATTTAAAATAGCCGGGTTGTTCATGAACATCATGGCCGCGGTGGTTTTTGCACTGAACGGGGCCATTGACTATTCCATCGGCGCTGTCCTGTTCGCGGGCAGCTTTATCGGCTCATTTATCGGCGCGCATTACTCCGACCGACTCGGCAACGTCTGGATTCGAAGGTTTTTTATTCTGATCATTGTCATTATGATTATCAAATTGATTATCTGA
- a CDS encoding CinA family nicotinamide mononucleotide deamidase-related protein codes for MKAEIIMIGTELLLGQIVDTNASYLARKLAQIGFDLYRKTTIGDNENRIAEAIQNAFTRSDVVITSGGLGPTVDDKTRDAVAAATGRKLALDHDLLKYIEEFFNKRGMALGENNKRQAFIPTNAIPIENPVGTAPGFIVNHQGKFVMSLPGVPHELKHLTENTVLPFLQQQFGINTLIKTRVLKTAGIGESNIDRLISDLEESDNPTVGLAAHLGAVDIRISAKADTPAEVDLLLNGMETKVRDRLGDMIYGMDDETIEAIDVNLLLKHGLKIAILETNTGGELVRRLTSVPGGFSVLSFSLGTATDGILTVLPGDTGQQPLLSREGAQMLAKRICQKAQSDIGVAVIGDEDPDVGPYSKQTGNTYVGLHLPSRAAAEHIRLGGFSKFARIRITSIVLDMLRRQLLKYPG; via the coding sequence ATGAAAGCTGAAATCATCATGATCGGCACGGAGCTGCTGCTCGGACAGATTGTGGACACCAACGCATCGTATCTGGCCCGCAAACTGGCCCAAATCGGTTTTGACCTTTACCGCAAGACAACCATCGGCGACAATGAAAACCGCATTGCTGAGGCCATTCAGAATGCTTTTACCCGCTCGGATGTCGTGATCACCTCCGGCGGACTGGGGCCCACAGTGGACGATAAAACCCGTGACGCAGTTGCGGCTGCCACCGGGCGCAAATTGGCCCTGGACCACGACCTGCTGAAATACATTGAGGAATTCTTTAACAAACGGGGTATGGCGCTTGGCGAAAACAACAAGCGCCAGGCTTTTATTCCCACGAATGCAATCCCCATCGAAAATCCCGTGGGTACGGCCCCGGGATTTATCGTCAACCATCAGGGCAAGTTTGTCATGTCCCTGCCGGGGGTTCCCCATGAACTTAAGCATCTCACCGAAAACACCGTGCTGCCATTTTTGCAACAGCAATTCGGCATTAATACCCTCATCAAAACCCGGGTGCTGAAAACCGCCGGCATCGGAGAAAGCAATATTGACCGGCTGATTTCCGATCTGGAGGAATCCGACAACCCCACCGTCGGTCTTGCCGCTCACCTTGGCGCGGTGGACATCCGGATTTCCGCAAAGGCCGACACCCCCGCAGAAGTGGACCTGCTGCTGAACGGGATGGAAACAAAGGTCAGAGACCGTCTGGGGGATATGATTTACGGCATGGATGATGAAACCATTGAGGCGATCGATGTAAATTTACTCTTAAAACACGGTCTGAAAATCGCAATCCTTGAAACCAATACCGGTGGGGAGTTGGTGCGCCGGCTTACATCCGTTCCCGGCGGCTTCAGCGTCCTGTCATTTTCTCTGGGCACCGCAACCGACGGAATATTAACCGTGCTACCCGGCGATACCGGCCAACAGCCGCTTTTATCCCGTGAAGGCGCCCAAATGCTTGCAAAACGGATTTGCCAAAAAGCCCAAAGCGATATCGGCGTTGCCGTTATCGGAGATGAGGATCCGGATGTCGGCCCCTACAGCAAACAGACCGGAAATACCTATGTCGGCCTGCATCTTCCGTCCCGGGCCGCCGCAGAACACATTCGCCTGGGAGGATTTTCAAAATTCGCGCGCATCCGGATTACCAGCATTGTTTTGGATATGCTCCGGCGACAACTCTTGAAATACCCGGGATAG